The following nucleotide sequence is from Nitrospira sp..
TAACCTCTTTCCGGCAGGGTCCCGGCCATCGACCGGGGCCCTGTTCTTTTTTCTCCCGCTGTGCAGATTCTGTTTTTCCTGTCGGTCGGTCTTCTCTTGGCGGTGCCTGCCGCTGCGGATGACACGATTCCTGCTTATCTCGCGCACCTCCGGCAGCAGGCGCGCGAACTGCGGTTGGCGGAGCAGCGCGAGTGGTACCTGTTGCTGCACTACCGTGCCAACCTGTTCGGCGGATATACGAGCGAACAGGACGACCCCGGCTTCTTCTTGTCTCCCAATGGCAAGACCGATCCGCAGGCGGAACTGGATGCGACGCTGGCCGAGTTCTTTTCCGAGGAACTCGTGGGCCGTTCGAAACAGCCGGCGCAATGTGCCTTCGTCGCGCGCTACACCTGGCTCAAGAGGGAACTCTCTTTCGACGACGCTCGACTGAGGCCGTTCAAGTGTGACCGGTTTGACGCGTGGTTCGCCGGATTCGACGCGGAAGCGGTCACCCTCATCTTCCCCTCCGCCTACATGAATAACCCCGCCTCGATGTTCGGCCATACGTTTCTCCGGATCGATCAGAAGGGCCAGACGCCCCAGACGCGCATCCTGGCCTACACGATCAACTTCGCCGCCGATGTGCCGAAGGACGAGGGCCTGGCCTATCCCGTGCGCGGCATCTTCGGGGGGTACTCGGGATATTTTTCGACGATTCCGTATTACCTGAAGGTGCAGGAGTACCGGGACATCGAAAACCGCGACATCTGGGAATATCGCCTGAATTTCGACGCTGGCCAAATTCGGCGGCTGCTCATGCATGCCTGGGAGTTGGGCAATGCGTCGTTCGACTATTTTTTCTTCAAGGAGAATTGTTCCTATCACCTGCTGGCGTTATTGGAATACGCCGATCCTTCGCTGCATCTCACGGAGCAATTCCGGTTCTGGACAGTCCCGGCGGATACGGTCCGGCTGTTGGCGGGCCAACCGGGTCTGGTCAACGACATCGCCTTCCGTCCCTCGCGGGTCACGTTGATCCGCCGCAAGCGCGAGCGTTTGTCTGCAGCGGAACATCGTGTGGTGAAACGGCTGGTGCGCGATGCCACGGCCGGGCAATCCGAGGAGATCAAGAGTTTGCCGCTGGCGCGCCAAGCCTTCTTGTTGGATGTGGCGTCGGACTATGTCCGATACAAGGGAGATCGCGACGAAGATCACGCGGCGGAATACCGCGCCCACAATCGTCAGCTCCTGACCACCCGCAGCCAATTGCGGATTCCCTCGGAAGATCTGGCCATTCACCCGTTCAGCCTGCAGCCGGAATCGGGCCACCGCACGTCGCGGGCCGGCATGGGTGTCGGCTGGCGCAACGACGACACCTACGAGGAGGTGAGCCTGCGCGCGGCCTATCATGATCTGCTCGACCCCGAACCCGGCTACACGCCCGGCGCACAGATCGAAGTCGGCTCCGTTACCCTGCGCCACTACAATCGGGCGGAGCAGACGAGAATCGAGCGGGCCACGCTGGCCAACATCGTGTCGTTGTCGCCGATGGACAGCCTATTCCGCTCGCCGTCCTGGAAGCTCAACTTGGGCATGCAGACGATCACGCACCGAGGCTGCGAGCTGTGCAGCAATTGGGTGATGAACGGCGGCATCGGGGCTGCGACCGACACCCACTTGCTGCGGCGCGAGGTCTGGTTCCTGTTTGCGGAGGCGGAGGGGAATTACAGCCGCGCCTATGAAGAACGACACCGGGTCGGCGGCGGCGCTTCCGCCGGTTTCTATGCGGACCTCGCGGAGCGTTGGCGGCTGCTGGCGTCAGCCGGGTACCTTCGTTATGCGTTGGGTGACAAATCCGACGACGTACGTTGGTCGGTGGGACAACGGTATACGCTGGCGCAGAATTGGGCGCTTCGGCTGGAGTACCACCATCGCGACCACGACAACGACGTGCTGTTCACCCTGCAGGCGTTTTTCTGATTCGCCGGGATGCCATGAGCTTGCTCGACCAATTTTTCGTGTACCACCCGCACCCCTGGGAGGAGCGCGATTGGGCGGCGCGGAGCGGTCTGCCTTTAGAAGAGGTGTGGTTTCCCGCCGCCGATGGGACGAAGCTGTTCGGCTGGTACGTGGAAGGGGCGGCGACATCCGCCGTGCTCCTCTGGTGCCATGGCAACGCCGGCAACATCATCGATCGGTTGGAGAACCTTGCCATGCTTGCCCGTCTCGGTATCTCCCTGTTCCTCTTCGACTATCGCGGGTATGGGCGCAGTGCGGGGCGGCCTTCGGAGGAGGGGCTGTACCAGGATGCGCTGGGGGCCTACGACTACCTGACACAGACACGGCGGATCAGGCCTGAGCGCGTCGTGCTGTTCGGGCGCTCGCTCGGGGCCGCAGTGGCCGGGGAGCTGGCCGCTCAACGGCCGGCCGGCGGGCTGGTTCTGGAATCCTGTTTTCCGTCCATCGAAGCGGTGGCGCGCCGTCACTACCTGGGATTGCCGGTCCACTGGCTCTTGGGAGCCGCGTTTCGATTGGACGAGCGCTTGCCCCAGCTCTCTCTGCCGAAGTTGTTCGTCCATGGCGACCGTGACGACATTATCCCGCTCGAACTGGGACAGCAGGCCTATGCCGCCGCGAAACCGCCGAAAGAGTTCTACGTGGTGCGCGGTGCCGACCACAATGACGTGCCCTGGGTCGGCGGGAAGGCCTACTTCGCCAAATTGTCCTCCTTCTTCTCGGCGTCGCTCGCCCGCTGAGCAGCGACCTCGTAGCCGCACCTTCTGCGTTTTTTCTGTTCTTGAGGACCTCCCTTGGTAAGATGCACTGCGTAGCACCGGTCACGTCGCCGCCTGCGAACCTGCCATCGCCATCTCTGGCAGGGACTAGGTACATTCTGGTACAGTGCGACCGTTTTGGCTCGGACCGCGGGAGACCGTCGCTCCGTTTCGAAGTGTGGATGGGCCGACGAAGGAGAAAGGGTGCATCGCGCAGCCATGGAAACGAAGATGATAGGCCGGGTGATCTGTGCTCTGGCGCTGTTGCTGGTGGTGGGTTGTGCCGGAGGGCCGACGCGGCCGACTGCGGACCCAACTGCTCGCTCAGGTTCGGGAGTGGAGCCGCGTTCCGTGAACGGACTCGGCGAACCCCTGTTGATCGCAAACGTGCCTTCTTCACCGACGGAGGCGTCGGCGGACGATCCCTTTTACGACCCCTTCGCCAAGAGCGACGAGCCGGAAGGGGGCCTGGAGTACGACCCGTGGGAGCCCTTCAATACCAAAGTGTTTGAGTTCAACAGGCAAGTGGATAAGTGGATTCTGAAACCGGTGGCGCAAGGGTACGACGCCGTGGTGCCCAACCCGGTGCAGATCGGGATCAGCAATTTGTTTTATAACATCCGCTTCCCTTCGCGCTTCATCAATAACCTGGCGCAAGGGAAATTGGCCGGTGCCGGAACTGAAGTGGGTCGGTTTCTGCTCAACAGCACTTTCGGCCTCGCCGGGCTGGTGGATGTGGCGAAGTATCTGGACATCACCACGCCTGAAGAAGATACGGGTCAAACGCTCGGATATTACGGCGTGGGGCCCGGGCCTTACGTGGTGCTGCCGCTGCTGCCGCCCTTCACCGTGCGGGATTTGATCGGATATGTCGGGGATATCGCGCTGAACCCCATCAACTGGATGGTGTTTCCCATCATCGAGGTCGATGGGATCCCCTCCTTGGTGGCCCACCACAATCGCACCACCTCCTCGATCGCGCAAATCGGCGGACGGGTGGAAGAGGTCTTGAACGAGCGTTCGTTGAATCTGGAGAAGTTCCAGGGGGTGGAAGAGGCCACGCTGGACCTCTATACGGCGGTCAAGAATGCCTATATCCAGAAACGGCGGAACGCGATTCGGGACTAAGCTTCAGCGAATCACCTGCAGCTCCCGTCCCACTGTGGCAAAGGCGGCCACGGCCCGTTCGAGTTGCCCCCGGTCGTGCGCCGCGGACAATTGCAGCCTGATGCGTGCCTGCTCTTTCGGCACCACCGGGTAACTGAATCCCACGACATAGATCCCTTGCTGTAACAGGCGATCGGCCATCTGCGTCGCCAGCGTGGCCGCTCCCAACATGACCGGAATGATGGGGTGCTGTCCGGGAACCAGGGTGAATCCGAGTTCGGTCAATCGGGCGCGAAGCCACTGAGCCTGCTCCAGCACGTGTGCGCGGAGGTCGTCGCCATGCGCCACGAGGTCGACGGCCTTGAGGGCCGCCGCCGCAATGACTGGCGGCACGCTGTTCGAGAACAAATAGGGGCGCGAGCGTTGGCGCAATAGGTCGATGAGGGCGCGCCGTCCGCTGGTGAATCCGCCTGCGGCGCCGCCTAAGGCCTTCCCCAGCGTGCTCGTGATGAGGTCCACCCGCTCCGCCACGCCGCAATGGTCCGGCGTGCCGCGTCCCCCTTTGCCCAGCACCCCGGTGGCGTGGCTATCGTCCACCACCACCGCCGCGTCGTACCGGTCGGCCAGATCCGTGATGCGATCCAATTTCGCCAGATCGCCGTCCATGGAGAAGACGCCGTCGGTGACGATCATGCGTACGCGACTCGACGCCGATGCCGCCAGCTGCGCTTCCAATTCCGCCATGTCCGAATGGGCGTACCGCAGTCTAGCCGCTTTGCAGAG
It contains:
- a CDS encoding DUF4105 domain-containing protein, with the translated sequence MQILFFLSVGLLLAVPAAADDTIPAYLAHLRQQARELRLAEQREWYLLLHYRANLFGGYTSEQDDPGFFLSPNGKTDPQAELDATLAEFFSEELVGRSKQPAQCAFVARYTWLKRELSFDDARLRPFKCDRFDAWFAGFDAEAVTLIFPSAYMNNPASMFGHTFLRIDQKGQTPQTRILAYTINFAADVPKDEGLAYPVRGIFGGYSGYFSTIPYYLKVQEYRDIENRDIWEYRLNFDAGQIRRLLMHAWELGNASFDYFFFKENCSYHLLALLEYADPSLHLTEQFRFWTVPADTVRLLAGQPGLVNDIAFRPSRVTLIRRKRERLSAAEHRVVKRLVRDATAGQSEEIKSLPLARQAFLLDVASDYVRYKGDRDEDHAAEYRAHNRQLLTTRSQLRIPSEDLAIHPFSLQPESGHRTSRAGMGVGWRNDDTYEEVSLRAAYHDLLDPEPGYTPGAQIEVGSVTLRHYNRAEQTRIERATLANIVSLSPMDSLFRSPSWKLNLGMQTITHRGCELCSNWVMNGGIGAATDTHLLRREVWFLFAEAEGNYSRAYEERHRVGGGASAGFYADLAERWRLLASAGYLRYALGDKSDDVRWSVGQRYTLAQNWALRLEYHHRDHDNDVLFTLQAFF
- a CDS encoding alpha/beta hydrolase, translated to MSLLDQFFVYHPHPWEERDWAARSGLPLEEVWFPAADGTKLFGWYVEGAATSAVLLWCHGNAGNIIDRLENLAMLARLGISLFLFDYRGYGRSAGRPSEEGLYQDALGAYDYLTQTRRIRPERVVLFGRSLGAAVAGELAAQRPAGGLVLESCFPSIEAVARRHYLGLPVHWLLGAAFRLDERLPQLSLPKLFVHGDRDDIIPLELGQQAYAAAKPPKEFYVVRGADHNDVPWVGGKAYFAKLSSFFSASLAR
- a CDS encoding VacJ family lipoprotein, encoding MHRAAMETKMIGRVICALALLLVVGCAGGPTRPTADPTARSGSGVEPRSVNGLGEPLLIANVPSSPTEASADDPFYDPFAKSDEPEGGLEYDPWEPFNTKVFEFNRQVDKWILKPVAQGYDAVVPNPVQIGISNLFYNIRFPSRFINNLAQGKLAGAGTEVGRFLLNSTFGLAGLVDVAKYLDITTPEEDTGQTLGYYGVGPGPYVVLPLLPPFTVRDLIGYVGDIALNPINWMVFPIIEVDGIPSLVAHHNRTTSSIAQIGGRVEEVLNERSLNLEKFQGVEEATLDLYTAVKNAYIQKRRNAIRD
- a CDS encoding glycine C-acetyltransferase, whose product is MAYTSLKQAVEQQLAEIRAAGLFKSEREILSPQGTTIRTAQGEVINLCANNYLGLANHPAIKQAAADGLRDYGYGMASVRFICGTQRLHTQLERALSSFLGTDDTILYSSCFDANGGLFETLLDERDTIISDALNHASLIDGIRLCKAARLRYAHSDMAELEAQLAASASSRVRMIVTDGVFSMDGDLAKLDRITDLADRYDAAVVVDDSHATGVLGKGGRGTPDHCGVAERVDLITSTLGKALGGAAGGFTSGRRALIDLLRQRSRPYLFSNSVPPVIAAAALKAVDLVAHGDDLRAHVLEQAQWLRARLTELGFTLVPGQHPIIPVMLGAATLATQMADRLLQQGIYVVGFSYPVVPKEQARIRLQLSAAHDRGQLERAVAAFATVGRELQVIR